A part of Larimichthys crocea isolate SSNF chromosome VII, L_crocea_2.0, whole genome shotgun sequence genomic DNA contains:
- the kcnj5 gene encoding G protein-activated inward rectifier potassium channel 4 has translation MAGDSRVLMDHNMEIGVTPAQVKKLPKHLREAQISTERTHLISDPAKKPRQRYVQKDGKCNVHHGNVQETYRYLSDLFTTLVDLRWRLSLFIFTLVYVVNWLFFGFLWWLIALIRGDLVHADEEGWTPCVENLNSFVSAFLFSIETETTIGYGYRVITEKCPEGIILLLVQAILGSIVNAMMVGCMFVKISQPKNRAETLMFSHNAVISLRDNKMCLMFRVGDLRNSHIVEASIRAKLIRSQQTKEGEFIPLNQTDINIGFDTGDDRLFLVSPLIISHEINEKSPFWEMTLAQMEKEEFEIVVILEGMVEATGMTCQARSSYLDTEVLWGHRFTPVLSLEKGFYEVDYNNFHDVYETNTPTCSAKELAAKLREGPLLPQLSLLSPEPKMHTFDPLNRLSKPDPLSQDEDKEERDSGGDRGETNGSAAALEEQPLADGLRD, from the exons ATGGCAGGAGATTCTCGAGTCCTCATGGACCACAACATGGAGATAGGAGTCACACCTGCACAG GTGAAGAAGCTTCCTAAACACTTGCGGGAGGCTCAGATCTCGACAGAGCGAACCCACTTGATTTCTGACCCGGCGAAGAAGCCACGTCAACGATATGTGCAGAAGGACGGCAAGTGCAACGTTCATCATGGAAATGTGCAAGAGACCTACCGTTACCTCAGTGACTTGTTCACTACACTGGTGGACCTACGCTGGCGCCTCAGCctcttcattttcactttggTCTATGTAGTCAACTGGCTTTTCTTTGGCTTTCTGTGGTGGCTGATAGCACTCATCCGTGGGGATCTGGTGCATGCTGATGAAGAGGGCTGGACCCCCTGTGTGGAGAACCTCAACAGTTTTGTCTCAGCCTTCCTCTTCTCTATTGAAACAGAGACCACCATTGGGTACGGTTATCGTGTAATCACAGAAAAATGCCCTGAAGGTATCATACTTCTTTTGGTGCAGGCCATCTTGGGTTCCATTGTTAATGCCATGATGGTGGGCTGCATGTTTGTTAAGATCTCACAGCCAAAGAACCGCGCCGAGACCCTCATGTTCTCGCACAATGCTGTCATATCACTGCGAGACAACAAGATGTGCCTGATGTTTCGGGTGGGCGATCTGAGGAACTCTCACATTGTGGAGGCATCGATCAGAGCAAAGCTGATCCGCTCGCAGCAGACCAAGGAGGGGGAATTCATCCCACTCAACCAGACTGACATCAACATCGGCTTTGACACAGGAGACGACCGGCTGTTTCTGGTGTCGCCGCTTATCATCTCTCATGAGATCAATGAGAAGAGCCCATTCTGGGAGATGACTCTGGCTCAAATGGAAAAGGAGGAGTTCGAGATCGTGGTTATCCTTGAGGGCATGGTGGAGGCAACAG GGATGACATGTCAGGCACGGAGTTCCTACCTGGACACGGAGGTGCTTTGGGGCCACCGCTTCACACCGGTTCTCTCCCTTGAGAAGGGCTTCTACGAGGTAGACTACAACAACTTCCACGATGTCTACGAGACCAACACGCCCACCTGCAGCGCCAAGGAGCTAGCTGCTAAGCTTCGGGAGGGGCCACTATTGCCTCAGCTTTCGCTCCTTAGCCCTGAGCCCAAAATGCATACTTTTGACCCCCTGAACCGCCTGTCCAAACCGGACCCACTCAGCCAGGAtgaggacaaggaggagagagattCAGGGGGTGACAGAGGAGAGACCAATggctcagctgctgctttggaGGAGCAGCCCCTTGCTGATGGACTGCGTGACTGA